The following coding sequences are from one Shewanella violacea DSS12 window:
- the mobA gene encoding molybdenum cofactor guanylyltransferase MobA, producing the protein MSLQIDAVILAGGMARRMGGNDKGLVELNSQPMIKHTIDRIKPQVKQILINANRNQTRYAEFGFPVISDEDTGYLGPLAGMITAMANTQADYLLVVPCDCPLLPSDLVPRMLAQVEHQGADLAVASDGKREQPVVLLLKPSLRDSMKAFLDAGERKVELWYTKHDRVVTDFSDQANAFVNVNTPEQKQQVAKAIAK; encoded by the coding sequence ATGTCATTGCAAATTGATGCCGTGATCTTAGCCGGCGGGATGGCTAGGCGCATGGGTGGAAACGATAAAGGCTTAGTAGAGCTAAATTCTCAACCCATGATAAAACATACGATCGATCGGATTAAACCTCAAGTTAAGCAGATCCTGATCAACGCAAATCGTAATCAAACCCGTTATGCTGAGTTTGGCTTTCCAGTCATCAGTGATGAAGACACTGGCTACTTAGGCCCTCTGGCTGGGATGATCACCGCCATGGCAAATACCCAGGCAGATTACTTGCTGGTAGTGCCTTGTGACTGCCCCTTACTACCAAGTGACCTTGTGCCGCGCATGTTGGCCCAAGTTGAGCACCAAGGGGCCGATCTTGCGGTCGCCAGTGACGGAAAAAGAGAGCAGCCCGTGGTCTTGTTGCTCAAGCCAAGCCTAAGAGATTCGATGAAAGCCTTCTTAGATGCTGGCGAACGAAAAGTAGAACTTTGGTACACCAAACATGACCGTGTTGTCACTGATTTTTCAGATCAAGCCAATGCCTTCGTTAACGTAAACACGCCAGAACAAAAACAACAAGTTGCTAAGGCTATTGCCAAGTAA
- a CDS encoding 7-cyano-7-deazaguanine/7-aminomethyl-7-deazaguanine transporter, translated as MLSLSASQTRRALLLLVGFHILIICASNYLVQLPFQFFGYHTTWGAFSFPFVYLATDLTVRIFGQDSARRIIFKAMLPALIISYLMGVVFHQASFQGFTALTEFNSLVFRIAFASFAAYLIGQLMDIKVFAKLRDTKSWWVAPAASTLIGNLVDTLVFFGLAFYASSDSFMAEHWPEIASVDYGFKLIVSLCLFLPAYGLLLRVLEQKIVNSEQESRC; from the coding sequence ATGCTATCTTTATCAGCTAGTCAAACTCGCCGAGCGCTGCTCTTACTCGTCGGCTTCCATATATTGATCATATGCGCCAGTAACTATTTGGTGCAGTTACCTTTTCAATTCTTTGGTTATCATACAACCTGGGGAGCTTTTAGCTTTCCATTCGTCTATCTTGCCACGGATCTCACCGTAAGAATTTTTGGCCAGGACTCGGCAAGACGGATCATCTTTAAGGCTATGCTGCCCGCTCTGATTATCTCTTACTTGATGGGTGTGGTATTTCATCAAGCCAGCTTTCAGGGATTTACCGCCCTGACAGAGTTCAATAGCTTAGTATTTCGAATCGCCTTCGCGAGTTTTGCCGCCTATCTGATCGGTCAACTGATGGACATCAAGGTTTTTGCTAAGTTAAGAGACACTAAATCTTGGTGGGTCGCCCCTGCAGCTTCGACCCTAATTGGTAATTTAGTGGATACTCTAGTCTTCTTTGGCCTGGCGTTTTATGCTTCCAGTGACAGTTTCATGGCTGAGCACTGGCCCGAGATAGCTAGCGTCGATTATGGCTTTAAACTTATCGTTAGCTTATGTCTATTCTTACCCGCCTACGGCCTCTTGTTAAGAGTCCTAGAGCAGAAGATAGTCAACTCGGAACAGGAATCTCGCTGTTAA
- a CDS encoding bifunctional molybdopterin-guanine dinucleotide biosynthesis adaptor protein MobB/molybdopterin molybdotransferase MoeA — translation MSIPFTNPLSIPILGFCAYSGTGKTTLLKKLIPELNSRSVRLAVIKHAHHNFDVDVPGKDSFEMRKAGARQVLVASHVRWALMTEHAVEGDPQLPHLLQQIEQDKVDIVLVEGFKKLELPKIELHRAAHGKPLLHTQDENIQAIACCDDTQVPNGLHRLDINDVSQIADFVIKYIDKWQVSPATLPLAPSTGCEFGSSKTLSVTQGVDHILSLVDPITASEHLLLDELSGRVLAEDAISPLNVPQNTNSAMDGYAFKFSEPRLNRYTIVADVMAGHQYEGRLQDNEAVRIMTGAPIPPGADTVQMKELAIEQGSAVSFQGDIVLGQHVRLAGEDIAKGKTALAAHKRMQAPEQGMLASLGFGQLPVFRRPKVAVFSTGDEVCQPGEPLKPNCIYDSNRFTIKSMVRKLGCEVIDLGIIHDSEDALAEALQQAAIDADVVISSGGVSVGDADFIKLALERVGKINFWRINMRPGRPLAFGQIGDSLFFGLPGNPVAVMVSFIQFVQPALRKLAGEKDWQASLVPAIADCTMRSREGRTEFTRGIYRLAQDGKLHVTTTGAQGSGMLTSMVKANCLIIIGEPDEQLNSGDIVYIQPFADLL, via the coding sequence ATGAGCATTCCTTTTACCAATCCGCTGTCTATCCCAATACTCGGATTTTGTGCCTATAGTGGCACAGGAAAAACCACCCTACTCAAGAAGCTGATACCTGAGTTAAATAGTCGCTCAGTTCGCTTGGCGGTGATTAAACACGCCCACCATAACTTCGATGTGGATGTTCCGGGAAAGGACAGCTTCGAAATGCGCAAAGCCGGTGCCCGTCAGGTCTTGGTTGCCTCCCATGTACGCTGGGCCTTAATGACCGAACATGCAGTCGAAGGAGATCCACAACTGCCACATCTGCTGCAACAGATAGAGCAAGACAAGGTGGATATTGTTTTAGTCGAAGGCTTCAAGAAACTTGAGCTGCCAAAAATCGAGCTACACAGGGCCGCCCATGGCAAACCCTTACTTCACACTCAGGATGAGAATATCCAAGCTATTGCCTGTTGTGATGACACTCAAGTTCCAAATGGATTACATCGCCTGGATATCAACGATGTCTCGCAGATAGCCGACTTTGTCATCAAATATATCGATAAGTGGCAAGTATCCCCAGCCACCTTGCCCCTAGCACCTTCTACAGGCTGTGAATTCGGTAGCAGTAAAACGCTTTCAGTCACACAGGGCGTAGATCATATTTTATCCTTGGTAGATCCAATCACAGCCAGCGAACATTTACTACTGGATGAACTGAGCGGGCGAGTGCTAGCCGAAGATGCAATTTCTCCCCTAAATGTACCGCAAAATACCAATTCGGCTATGGATGGCTATGCATTCAAGTTCTCCGAGCCTAGGCTAAATCGCTACACCATAGTCGCCGACGTGATGGCCGGGCATCAATATGAAGGTAGATTACAAGACAATGAGGCCGTGCGCATCATGACTGGCGCTCCGATCCCCCCCGGTGCCGACACAGTACAGATGAAGGAACTTGCTATTGAACAAGGGTCAGCTGTCAGCTTCCAGGGTGACATAGTCTTAGGCCAACATGTGCGTTTAGCCGGAGAAGATATTGCTAAAGGCAAGACTGCACTGGCCGCCCATAAGCGTATGCAGGCTCCGGAGCAAGGGATGCTGGCGTCCTTAGGTTTCGGCCAGCTGCCGGTATTTAGACGTCCTAAGGTGGCCGTATTTTCCACCGGTGATGAAGTTTGCCAACCAGGCGAGCCATTAAAACCTAACTGTATCTACGACTCGAACCGTTTCACCATCAAGTCTATGGTACGTAAACTAGGCTGTGAGGTGATCGATTTAGGCATAATTCATGACTCTGAAGATGCCCTCGCCGAGGCCTTGCAACAGGCCGCCATAGATGCAGATGTGGTTATAAGCTCAGGTGGCGTATCGGTCGGCGATGCCGACTTCATCAAGCTTGCCTTGGAACGAGTAGGTAAGATTAACTTTTGGCGTATCAATATGCGTCCGGGTCGACCGCTGGCCTTCGGTCAGATAGGCGATAGTTTATTCTTCGGTTTACCGGGTAATCCAGTTGCTGTCATGGTCTCCTTTATTCAATTCGTTCAACCGGCACTGCGTAAGCTCGCCGGTGAGAAAGACTGGCAAGCTAGCCTAGTTCCCGCTATTGCCGATTGTACAATGCGCAGCCGCGAGGGACGCACTGAATTTACCCGGGGTATCTACCGCTTAGCTCAGGATGGCAAGCTACACGTAACCACAACAGGCGCACAGGGCTCCGGGATGTTGACCTCTATGGTTAAAGCCAACTGTCTTATCATCATAGGCGAGCCGGATGAGCAGTTAAATTCTGGTGATATTGTTTATATTCAACCTTTTGCCGATCTACTGTAG
- a CDS encoding isochorismate synthase — MAVLMLPQAIEYLTDKLQQLNFQSHCDPIIQVSVNIKAVPVIAWLAAQPIYPRIYWKGRDTEEEVAAIGCCKDFFYDETTDDNQLAMEYQAQRALTKNQDIRYYGGVAFDRSTEAWPEFGRARFVLPRVELRRSGTEFKLVVNLNCDKQDTQSERRHAMESLGSLAPAKPLPPPNKVSLLGRSDRPDRHHWTELVNRVTDPKFIHETPKVVLSRLTQLEVNEEINPWMLLACWQGRNPSSFQFGFQFSPNRTFISCTPERLYRRRHRELFTEALAGTTTRGLNQEEDALLATQLQEDSKNSHENQLVSQHIVDVLSPLSRYVGAEESPKVFKLSHIQHLHRSIRAELKPEVDDFQLLLAMHPTPAVGGLPREAAMDFIRQQEGYARGWYAGACGYFNHYESEFAVAIRSALIEPGRINLFAGAGIVSGSEADAEWAELENKLTTILSILTEV; from the coding sequence TTGGCTGTTCTAATGCTGCCACAGGCTATCGAGTACCTTACCGATAAGCTGCAACAATTAAATTTTCAGTCTCACTGCGATCCCATCATTCAAGTGTCTGTCAATATCAAAGCCGTACCCGTTATCGCCTGGCTGGCAGCTCAGCCGATCTACCCAAGGATCTATTGGAAAGGTAGAGATACCGAAGAAGAGGTCGCCGCCATTGGCTGCTGTAAAGACTTCTTCTATGACGAAACCACAGACGATAATCAGCTCGCCATGGAATATCAGGCCCAACGGGCATTAACCAAGAATCAAGACATTCGCTACTATGGCGGTGTCGCCTTCGACAGAAGCACTGAAGCTTGGCCCGAATTTGGTCGAGCCCGTTTCGTGCTTCCCCGAGTAGAGTTAAGACGCAGTGGCACTGAATTTAAGCTAGTGGTTAATTTGAATTGTGACAAGCAAGATACCCAGTCTGAGCGTCGGCATGCAATGGAAAGCTTAGGCAGTTTAGCCCCAGCTAAACCCCTGCCACCGCCAAACAAGGTCAGTCTGTTAGGGCGTAGTGACAGACCGGATCGCCACCATTGGACTGAATTGGTTAATAGGGTCACAGACCCCAAATTTATCCACGAAACCCCTAAGGTAGTGCTATCTCGTTTGACTCAATTGGAAGTCAATGAAGAGATTAATCCTTGGATGTTACTTGCCTGCTGGCAAGGTCGTAACCCAAGTAGTTTTCAATTCGGTTTTCAATTTAGCCCAAATCGTACATTTATCTCTTGTACACCTGAGCGCCTATACAGACGCCGTCACAGAGAGCTATTTACTGAGGCATTGGCAGGCACGACGACACGAGGGTTAAATCAAGAAGAAGATGCCTTACTGGCGACACAACTCCAGGAAGATAGCAAAAATAGCCATGAGAACCAGTTGGTAAGTCAGCATATTGTCGATGTTCTCAGCCCATTAAGTCGCTATGTAGGCGCTGAAGAGTCACCTAAGGTATTCAAGTTAAGCCATATTCAGCACCTTCATCGCTCGATTAGGGCCGAATTAAAACCTGAGGTTGATGATTTTCAGTTATTACTGGCTATGCATCCAACCCCAGCGGTCGGTGGACTGCCTAGAGAGGCGGCTATGGATTTTATTCGTCAGCAAGAAGGTTATGCCAGAGGTTGGTATGCCGGCGCCTGTGGATATTTTAATCACTATGAAAGTGAATTTGCCGTGGCTATTCGCAGCGCCCTCATTGAACCAGGACGAATTAATTTATTTGCCGGGGCTGGCATAGTATCAGGCTCCGAGGCCGATGCTGAATGGGCAGAGCTAGAGAATAAGCTAACCACTATCCTGTCAATTCTCACTGAAGTTTAA
- a CDS encoding HD-GYP domain-containing protein, with product MNSKTLVKYPVSKLAIGMFVSAIDQQGQVAIANAGQIRSQNAIIKLKKNGINYVWIDIERSADSCGLKRAISPKPIVKKIKPSRDKSQLVAKKLLLEAKDLVQKVLSEVFEGKAIEVAPFEVLADNMIESVMLDDDALKCVSALRTKDAYLLEHSINVAFLLVTFGKYLKLDKDILRQMAVGGILHDIGKIKVDNKVLHKPGKLTPQEFEHIKLHQVFAIEIMAETKGLSDLSKDICLMHHEKLDGNGYPRGLKGDEIPLHGRMSCIVDIFDALTATRCYKEAMSPAAAFKILLSLTPFHLDDKLVYEFIRCVGVYPVGSLVELSDGRIGIVWEAKDRDALHPILKCFYSIKHKRYTNVTMVDLLKSDLHIERGVSPRALDVDPAPFY from the coding sequence ATGAATTCTAAGACACTGGTTAAATATCCTGTGTCCAAATTGGCCATAGGCATGTTTGTGTCGGCCATAGATCAGCAAGGTCAGGTTGCCATAGCCAACGCGGGACAGATACGTAGTCAAAATGCGATTATTAAACTGAAGAAGAATGGTATCAATTATGTGTGGATTGATATCGAACGTTCGGCCGATAGCTGTGGACTCAAACGCGCCATTTCACCTAAACCTATAGTCAAGAAAATCAAGCCAAGTAGAGATAAGTCGCAACTAGTAGCCAAGAAATTACTGCTCGAGGCTAAAGATCTGGTACAGAAAGTGCTGTCAGAGGTCTTCGAGGGAAAAGCCATCGAGGTCGCACCTTTCGAAGTTTTAGCCGACAATATGATCGAATCAGTCATGCTCGACGATGACGCACTCAAGTGTGTATCGGCCCTGAGAACTAAAGATGCCTATCTGTTAGAACACTCAATCAACGTCGCATTTCTGCTGGTAACCTTCGGTAAATACCTCAAGCTGGATAAAGATATCCTTAGGCAGATGGCCGTGGGGGGGATCTTACATGATATCGGCAAAATTAAGGTCGATAATAAGGTGCTGCACAAGCCGGGAAAATTAACCCCCCAAGAGTTTGAGCACATAAAGTTACATCAAGTTTTTGCCATCGAGATTATGGCTGAGACCAAGGGACTATCGGACCTCAGTAAAGATATCTGTCTGATGCATCATGAAAAATTGGATGGTAATGGTTATCCAAGAGGCCTTAAGGGCGATGAGATACCCCTTCATGGCCGCATGAGTTGTATCGTGGATATATTCGACGCCCTTACAGCCACGCGTTGTTATAAAGAGGCTATGAGCCCTGCGGCAGCTTTCAAAATCCTCCTCAGCCTGACGCCGTTTCATCTGGATGATAAATTAGTTTATGAATTTATCCGCTGTGTGGGTGTCTATCCTGTGGGTTCATTGGTGGAGCTATCGGACGGTCGAATAGGCATAGTCTGGGAAGCAAAGGACAGGGATGCGCTGCATCCCATACTCAAATGTTTCTATTCAATCAAACATAAACGCTATACGAATGTGACCATGGTAGATCTACTTAAGTCAGATCTACATATCGAGCGTGGTGTTTCCCCAAGGGCTCTGGATGTCGATCCGGCGCCATTTTATTAG
- a CDS encoding YeiH family protein translates to MQMKLLILKKYLPFYALATLCLFPFISSPIALVLGFTLASLGLIPSNLDLAALTKRLLSYSIIGLGFGINLNTAISISRDNLPLILGSIIFTLVLGYLLTRALKFDSKTGQLISAGTAICGGSAIAAVSPAINANSEQTAIALSTVFILNSIALFLFPALGHLFAMSQYDFGVWCAIAIHDTSSVVGAASAYGEEALTTATTIKLARALWIIPIALLSALMFGGDKKKITIPYFIGFYCLAIAIAHWFPQGQIAYQAIFELSKRILVLCLFLIGGGITVAKMRAAGAKPLILGLTLWLSIGTGSLVYILYV, encoded by the coding sequence ATGCAAATGAAGCTACTGATATTAAAGAAATACCTACCATTTTATGCATTAGCTACTCTCTGCTTATTCCCCTTTATATCATCACCCATAGCCTTAGTTCTCGGATTTACCTTAGCCAGCTTAGGCCTGATCCCCTCTAATCTAGATCTCGCCGCCCTCACTAAGCGTCTATTGTCATATTCGATCATAGGTCTTGGTTTTGGCATTAATCTGAATACGGCTATATCAATCAGCAGAGATAACCTGCCATTGATATTAGGCTCTATTATTTTTACCTTGGTATTAGGCTATCTGCTTACCAGAGCACTCAAGTTCGACTCGAAAACAGGCCAGCTTATATCCGCAGGTACCGCTATCTGTGGCGGTAGCGCCATAGCTGCAGTCTCGCCAGCCATTAATGCCAACAGCGAACAAACGGCTATCGCACTGTCTACAGTATTTATCCTTAACTCAATTGCCCTGTTCCTCTTTCCCGCGCTAGGTCATCTATTTGCCATGAGCCAATATGACTTTGGTGTATGGTGTGCCATCGCGATACACGATACTTCATCGGTCGTCGGTGCGGCCTCGGCCTATGGCGAAGAGGCCCTCACAACAGCAACCACCATCAAACTAGCCCGTGCATTGTGGATCATCCCTATCGCACTCCTCAGTGCCTTGATGTTTGGCGGTGACAAGAAGAAGATAACTATCCCCTATTTTATCGGCTTCTATTGCCTTGCTATCGCTATCGCCCATTGGTTTCCCCAGGGGCAAATCGCCTATCAGGCCATTTTCGAATTATCCAAACGAATATTGGTTCTGTGTCTGTTCTTGATAGGGGGTGGGATCACTGTGGCTAAGATGCGGGCCGCCGGAGCGAAACCCTTGATACTCGGGCTAACACTCTGGTTATCTATCGGCACTGGCTCACTGGTGTACATCTTGTATGTTTAA
- a CDS encoding substrate-binding periplasmic protein yields MILITLPVQALAETPIIRVATDNWIGYTNLDGSGYYFDILKRVFPQGDWQVDIEIVPFSRVRYLLHQQKVDMALGFYPDDKVNSIYSDIPVEIDTVDIAVTPELAAMWQGVDSLAQKKVQALLEYRFDELIPVPMYYEESVNLLDLLNRVNQGKIDAVLDYKPDILSKVAELDQPRQFVIIDNVFRLEVYFVFSNTDKGSQLKIHFDKELKKLIDSGELDRLFRDYVGEDATRLSLK; encoded by the coding sequence ATGATACTGATTACCTTGCCTGTTCAGGCATTAGCCGAGACTCCTATCATCCGTGTCGCCACAGACAATTGGATCGGTTATACCAATCTAGACGGTAGCGGTTATTATTTCGATATTCTAAAACGCGTTTTCCCCCAGGGTGATTGGCAAGTCGATATTGAAATTGTGCCTTTCTCTCGGGTTCGCTACTTGCTCCATCAGCAGAAAGTGGACATGGCTTTGGGATTTTATCCTGACGATAAAGTAAATTCCATTTACAGTGATATTCCAGTCGAAATTGATACGGTAGATATCGCCGTAACGCCCGAGTTGGCTGCCATGTGGCAAGGGGTCGACAGCTTAGCGCAAAAAAAAGTCCAAGCCTTGTTAGAGTATCGTTTTGATGAGCTGATCCCTGTGCCTATGTACTATGAAGAGAGTGTTAATTTATTGGATCTGCTCAACCGGGTGAATCAGGGGAAAATAGACGCGGTGCTCGATTATAAGCCTGACATCTTGTCTAAGGTGGCAGAGCTAGATCAACCCAGGCAGTTCGTTATCATAGATAATGTATTCCGATTAGAGGTCTACTTCGTATTCAGTAATACGGACAAGGGATCTCAGCTGAAAATTCACTTCGATAAAGAGCTAAAAAAACTCATAGACAGCGGTGAGCTAGATAGGCTGTTTCGTGACTATGTGGGAGAAGATGCGACAAGACTCAGCCTAAAGTGA
- a CDS encoding paraquat-inducible protein A, translating to MKRVLPVIVILLSLALLIPGVTQPILSISGSIEKSELAQAGIAHLADGSGSARDMLTMMSSMLGFDTLQGEVEVFQKTRSIWGTVEELYQSGNILVALLVGLFSVVIPALKLICMLILQGPISLKAKLKLSQFTGIIAKWSMADVFVVAVIVSYMAGNASAGMGDLLKTTASFDVGFYYFAAYCVFSIFSGYLMGRPSEVHITDEPGIEARA from the coding sequence ATGAAGCGTGTATTACCTGTAATCGTTATTTTACTCTCTCTGGCTTTACTGATCCCAGGCGTGACTCAGCCAATTCTAAGTATCAGTGGCAGCATAGAGAAATCTGAGTTAGCTCAGGCGGGAATTGCCCATCTGGCTGATGGCAGTGGTAGCGCAAGAGACATGTTAACTATGATGTCGAGCATGTTAGGCTTCGACACGCTCCAAGGTGAGGTCGAGGTTTTTCAGAAAACGCGTAGTATCTGGGGCACCGTCGAGGAGCTATATCAGTCTGGCAATATCTTAGTGGCTCTGCTGGTGGGGCTATTCAGTGTGGTGATTCCTGCATTGAAACTGATTTGTATGTTGATACTGCAAGGTCCCATCTCACTTAAGGCGAAATTAAAACTCAGCCAGTTTACCGGCATCATAGCTAAATGGTCCATGGCCGATGTATTCGTGGTGGCAGTGATCGTGAGCTATATGGCGGGTAATGCCTCCGCAGGAATGGGAGACCTGTTAAAAACTACAGCGAGCTTCGATGTGGGCTTCTACTACTTCGCCGCATATTGTGTTTTTTCTATTTTCAGTGGTTATTTGATGGGCCGTCCCAGTGAAGTTCATATCACTGACGAGCCAGGTATAGAGGCAAGAGCTTAG